A region of Halalkaliarchaeum desulfuricum DNA encodes the following proteins:
- a CDS encoding heavy-metal-associated domain-containing protein gives MSTTLTVSGMACDGCEDAIVEALEGVSGVETASADHEAGTATAEGDADRNALVAAVEEAGYEVEA, from the coding sequence ATGTCTACGACACTCACCGTGTCCGGAATGGCGTGTGATGGCTGTGAAGACGCGATCGTCGAAGCGCTCGAGGGCGTTTCGGGGGTCGAAACCGCGAGCGCCGACCACGAGGCCGGCACCGCGACTGCGGAGGGCGACGCGGATCGGAACGCACTCGTCGCTGCAGTCGAGGAGGCCGGCTACGAGGTCGAAGCCTGA
- a CDS encoding 3-hydroxyacyl-CoA dehydrogenase/enoyl-CoA hydratase family protein has product MKLDDVEHITVLGAGNMGHGIAEVAALAGYDVRMRDIKEEFVQDGYEQIEWSLGKLAEKDRISQEEADEALERVTPLVDLESAVEDADVVIEAVPEKMEIKRDVYEELEEYAPEHTVFTSNTSSLSITDLSEVTERPERFCGMHFFNPPVRMDLVEVISGGHTDDETLDLIEELAESMDKTPVRVRKDSPGFIVNRVLVPLMNEAAWIVEMGDATVAEVDSTTKFDIGLPMGAFELADQVGIDVGYHVLEYMHDQLGDAYEPCPVLVEKVEAEELGKKTGKGFYDYEDGGADVPTGEGDDDVRLRLLAVMANEVAGLVENDVADPAAIDRAVKLGAGFPDGPAKMADDAGIETLVETLEELYDRSGAARYEPEDCLVDLAESGGTFHGEDGDVSEDEGDAFDFETLSVEISDRVGHVQLSRPHRMNTISSELLEELSTAIDELETHEGVRAILLTGEGDRAFSAGADVQSMAAGGADPLAGVELSRKGQQTFGKLEECDMPVLAGIDGYCLGGGMELATCADLRIATERSELGQPEHNLGLLPGWGGTQRLRHIVGEGRAKEIIFTAERYDAETMEEYGFLNEVVDNEEFEDRAFELASDLASGPPIAQRYTKRAMLYGREDTDAGLEIEAQAFGHLMATDDLMEGITAFMGDSEPEFEGK; this is encoded by the coding sequence ATGAAGCTCGATGACGTCGAACACATCACGGTGCTCGGTGCTGGAAACATGGGACACGGCATCGCGGAGGTCGCGGCGCTTGCCGGCTACGACGTCCGGATGCGGGACATCAAAGAGGAGTTCGTCCAGGACGGCTACGAGCAGATCGAGTGGAGCCTCGGCAAACTCGCCGAGAAGGACCGCATCTCCCAGGAGGAGGCCGACGAGGCGCTCGAACGCGTAACTCCCCTCGTGGATCTCGAGTCGGCCGTCGAAGACGCCGATGTCGTCATCGAGGCAGTCCCCGAAAAGATGGAGATCAAGCGGGACGTCTACGAGGAACTCGAGGAATACGCGCCCGAACACACAGTCTTCACCTCGAACACGTCCAGTCTATCGATTACGGACCTCTCCGAGGTGACGGAACGTCCCGAACGCTTCTGTGGGATGCACTTTTTCAACCCCCCGGTTCGGATGGACCTCGTCGAGGTCATCTCCGGGGGCCACACCGACGACGAGACTCTGGACCTGATCGAAGAGCTGGCGGAATCGATGGACAAAACGCCGGTACGGGTCCGCAAGGACAGCCCCGGGTTCATCGTCAACCGCGTGCTGGTGCCGCTGATGAACGAGGCTGCCTGGATCGTCGAAATGGGCGATGCGACGGTGGCCGAAGTCGACTCGACCACCAAGTTCGATATCGGCCTCCCGATGGGCGCCTTCGAACTCGCAGATCAGGTCGGGATCGACGTGGGCTATCACGTGCTCGAGTACATGCACGACCAGCTCGGGGACGCCTACGAACCGTGTCCCGTCCTCGTCGAGAAAGTCGAGGCCGAAGAGCTCGGCAAGAAGACCGGAAAAGGCTTCTACGACTACGAGGACGGGGGTGCAGACGTCCCGACCGGAGAGGGTGACGACGACGTCCGGCTGCGACTGCTCGCAGTGATGGCAAACGAGGTCGCCGGACTGGTCGAAAACGACGTGGCGGATCCGGCGGCGATCGATCGGGCGGTGAAACTGGGCGCGGGGTTCCCGGACGGGCCGGCAAAGATGGCCGACGACGCCGGGATAGAGACGCTCGTGGAGACGCTCGAGGAGCTGTACGATCGCAGCGGTGCCGCCCGATACGAGCCCGAAGACTGTCTCGTCGATCTGGCTGAATCCGGCGGAACGTTCCACGGCGAGGACGGGGACGTCTCCGAGGACGAGGGCGACGCGTTCGACTTCGAGACGCTGTCCGTCGAAATCAGCGACCGGGTCGGCCACGTCCAGCTCTCGCGGCCCCACCGGATGAACACGATCAGCAGCGAACTGCTCGAGGAGCTTTCGACGGCGATCGACGAACTCGAGACACACGAGGGGGTACGGGCGATCCTGCTGACCGGCGAGGGCGACCGCGCGTTCTCGGCGGGCGCAGACGTCCAGAGCATGGCTGCTGGCGGCGCGGACCCGCTTGCAGGCGTGGAACTCTCCCGGAAGGGCCAGCAAACGTTCGGCAAACTCGAGGAGTGTGACATGCCGGTTCTGGCGGGGATCGACGGCTACTGTCTCGGCGGCGGGATGGAGCTGGCGACGTGTGCGGACCTCCGGATCGCGACGGAGCGATCCGAACTCGGCCAGCCGGAGCACAACCTCGGGTTGCTCCCCGGCTGGGGCGGGACACAGCGGCTCCGGCACATTGTCGGTGAAGGCCGGGCCAAGGAGATCATCTTCACCGCCGAGCGCTACGACGCGGAGACGATGGAAGAGTACGGCTTCCTCAACGAGGTCGTCGACAACGAGGAGTTCGAGGATCGGGCGTTCGAACTCGCATCCGATCTGGCGAGCGGGCCGCCGATCGCCCAGCGGTACACGAAGCGCGCGATGCTGTATGGCCGCGAGGACACCGACGCGGGACTCGAAATCGAGGCTCAGGCGTTCGGTCACCTCATGGCGACTGACGACCTGATGGAGGGAATCACCGCCTTCATGGGCGACTCCGAGCCGGAATTCGAAGGCAAGTGA
- a CDS encoding competence/damage-inducible protein A gives MDVAIVTVGDELLAGDTQDTNSTWLCGQLTERGVQVRRVTTVPDEIGEIARVVNEYRAEYDAVITTGGLGPTHDDVTMEAVAAAFGREVEPHEGALAWLEEHGGYSADDLVAGTTNLPAGARMLPNEEGVAPGAVVETVYVLPGVPAEMKAMFQLVADEFSGDRTYTTFLTTPQPESELIDLMVTLQETFGVSVGSYPGENVRVKVTARDPETLEDAASWLRERIDVVEGPEVSETA, from the coding sequence ATGGACGTAGCCATCGTCACCGTGGGCGACGAACTGCTCGCCGGTGACACCCAGGACACGAACTCCACGTGGCTGTGTGGACAGCTAACCGAACGCGGGGTGCAAGTTCGGCGGGTGACGACTGTCCCCGACGAGATCGGAGAAATCGCCCGCGTGGTCAACGAATACCGCGCAGAGTACGACGCCGTGATAACCACCGGCGGGCTGGGTCCGACCCACGACGACGTGACGATGGAGGCGGTCGCGGCGGCGTTCGGTCGCGAGGTCGAGCCTCACGAGGGGGCGCTCGCGTGGCTCGAAGAGCACGGCGGATACAGCGCAGACGACCTCGTCGCGGGGACGACCAACCTGCCGGCGGGCGCGCGGATGCTGCCGAACGAGGAGGGGGTTGCCCCGGGGGCAGTCGTCGAAACAGTCTACGTCCTGCCGGGGGTCCCCGCCGAAATGAAAGCCATGTTCCAGCTCGTCGCCGACGAGTTCAGCGGCGATCGGACCTACACGACGTTTCTCACCACGCCGCAGCCGGAGAGCGAACTGATCGACCTCATGGTGACGCTCCAGGAGACGTTCGGGGTTTCGGTCGGTTCGTACCCCGGCGAGAACGTCAGAGTGAAAGTGACCGCCCGCGATCCCGAAACCCTCGAGGACGCGGCATCGTGGCTGCGTGAGCGAATCGACGTCGTCGAGGGGCCGGAAGTATCCGAAACAGCGTAG
- a CDS encoding DUF5803 family protein, with amino-acid sequence MTVSRRLLLAVVVVALLALSAGCLAYVTGGGEVDDETLDREPAEPYEFDVDRDGYLVVTTEANYRAVYNVTNREEVRLHRETGYGTEEPIDMRAFRVQYADGEIVNGSTFRAHGGEVEQTTDEIWVRFPDDREADSLAFTASSTPKRFVAKVPVEGAVEVVLPPDRRMDFFLFGNVAPRGYETEIRGDRQHVVWDDFTGETVIVQFYLQRDLWIFAGGLAIAAVIAVVGLYHYRRRIEELTRRRKEMGLDVEEEIDEYEDDDDPPPGLR; translated from the coding sequence ATGACCGTCAGTCGCCGACTGCTTCTCGCCGTTGTCGTGGTCGCGCTGTTGGCGCTGAGTGCCGGCTGTCTCGCCTACGTGACGGGCGGCGGCGAGGTGGACGACGAAACGCTCGACAGGGAGCCGGCCGAACCCTACGAGTTCGACGTCGACCGGGACGGCTATCTCGTCGTGACGACAGAGGCGAACTACCGGGCCGTCTACAACGTAACCAACCGCGAGGAGGTCCGTCTCCACCGCGAGACGGGATACGGCACCGAAGAGCCGATCGACATGCGCGCGTTCCGGGTCCAGTACGCCGACGGTGAAATCGTCAACGGCTCGACGTTCCGCGCCCACGGCGGGGAGGTCGAGCAGACGACCGACGAGATCTGGGTCCGGTTCCCGGACGACCGCGAGGCAGACAGCCTCGCGTTTACGGCCTCGAGTACACCCAAGCGATTCGTCGCCAAGGTACCCGTAGAGGGGGCGGTCGAGGTGGTTCTGCCGCCGGACCGACGGATGGACTTTTTCCTGTTCGGTAACGTCGCCCCGCGCGGATACGAGACGGAAATCCGCGGCGATCGCCAGCACGTCGTCTGGGACGACTTCACCGGCGAGACGGTGATCGTCCAGTTTTACCTCCAGCGTGACCTGTGGATCTTTGCCGGCGGACTCGCCATTGCAGCCGTGATCGCCGTAGTCGGGCTGTACCACTACCGCCGACGGATCGAAGAGCTCACGCGGCGGCGCAAGGAGATGGGACTGGACGTCGAAGAGGAGATCGACGAGTACGAAGACGACGACGATCCGCCGCCAGGGCTGCGGTGA
- a CDS encoding DUF2110 family protein, producing MVVLATKCYVAGDARNRALDGMNALVDNAVGELDVEWTVGVRSKDEFVQVEFEGEDATVAENLLAEEWGEIPEEMEPGGTYVGTLESWDDAGFILDAGRPIEVPADELGLGPGTPEQLVKRYGLVQHLPMRFVAGEPPRLADAERDRLYDWTRGTGRVNVNSATRGEVRATVNRAGHAHDIVTVERLGLLEQSIVCTEDTDPPGLLAAIGEYLPAELRCVVP from the coding sequence ATGGTTGTACTCGCTACGAAGTGCTACGTTGCGGGCGACGCCCGGAACCGCGCCCTGGACGGGATGAACGCGCTCGTCGACAACGCCGTCGGCGAACTCGACGTCGAGTGGACCGTCGGCGTCAGGAGCAAAGACGAGTTCGTCCAGGTCGAGTTCGAGGGGGAGGACGCGACGGTCGCGGAGAACCTCCTCGCCGAAGAGTGGGGCGAAATCCCCGAAGAGATGGAGCCAGGAGGGACGTACGTCGGCACACTGGAGTCGTGGGACGATGCGGGGTTCATCCTCGATGCGGGACGGCCGATCGAGGTGCCTGCCGACGAACTCGGCCTGGGACCGGGGACCCCAGAACAGCTCGTGAAGCGATACGGGCTCGTCCAGCATCTCCCGATGCGGTTCGTCGCCGGCGAGCCCCCACGGCTCGCCGACGCCGAGCGTGATCGACTGTACGACTGGACCCGCGGCACCGGTCGGGTGAACGTAAACAGCGCGACCCGCGGCGAGGTACGGGCGACGGTGAACCGGGCGGGACACGCCCACGACATCGTCACCGTCGAACGGTTGGGACTGCTCGAACAGAGCATCGTCTGTACGGAGGACACCGACCCGCCGGGGCTTCTGGCGGCGATCGGCGAGTATCTCCCCGCCGAGCTGCGCTGTGTCGTTCCATGA
- a CDS encoding transcription factor yields the protein MAFEELLNDPVIQKYLHELVGPTGMPVAAAPPDGEVTDEELAERLDLELNDVRRALFILYENDLAAYRRVRDEDSGWLTYLWTFEYENIPENLEEEMHRLLEAIEEREEYERNHEFYLCEVCSIRFEFGEAMEFGFECPECGSPLDSMENDHLIDAMDRRREELRDELNVDVTN from the coding sequence ATGGCTTTTGAGGAGCTCTTGAACGATCCCGTCATCCAGAAATACCTCCACGAACTCGTGGGACCGACGGGGATGCCGGTCGCCGCGGCCCCGCCGGACGGCGAGGTGACCGACGAGGAACTCGCCGAGCGCCTCGATCTGGAACTCAACGACGTTCGGCGCGCGCTTTTCATCCTCTATGAAAACGATCTCGCCGCCTACCGGCGCGTTCGTGACGAGGATTCCGGATGGCTCACGTACCTGTGGACCTTCGAGTACGAGAACATCCCGGAGAACCTCGAAGAGGAGATGCACCGGCTGCTGGAGGCGATCGAAGAGCGGGAGGAGTACGAGCGCAACCACGAATTCTACCTCTGTGAGGTGTGTTCGATCCGGTTCGAGTTCGGAGAGGCGATGGAGTTCGGGTTCGAGTGCCCCGAATGTGGCTCGCCACTGGACTCGATGGAGAACGATCACCTGATCGACGCGATGGATCGGCGACGCGAGGAACTTCGGGACGAACTCAACGTCGATGTGACGAACTGA